Proteins encoded by one window of Paraburkholderia sprentiae WSM5005:
- a CDS encoding MFS transporter produces MSTIPARIERLPYSRFHRKLLWLGGLGYVFDAMDAAVLAFMLPVLRNQWHLSSVQTGVLGSGTFIGYFFGAALAGILGDVIGRRKVMVSALIIYCIASLISATAQDWPFFMAMRIIAGVGTGAESAIVAPFLSEFCARKYRGAFTGSLAAFFSFGFVAAAILGYLVIPLAPDAWRIVSVITALPIVMLLWWRRALPESPRWLDSRGRSAEAAVIVDQMEAVVRAAGLPLLPEQAPEASVAAAVARATPLAKLKALWSRQLAGITAMAWLMWLSITFSYYAFFTWIPGLLVQSGMTITRSFSYSLVMYLAQIPGYFSGAWLNEKIGRRATIVTYMALGGFSALGLALTHSDAEILMSGFLLSFFMNGTYAGVYAYTPEVFPTDVRATGMGVASAIGRLGAIAAPILVGYLYPRLGFGGVFGGTTLVLIIGALAVLIMGVPTRGRSLEEIAAMRLKR; encoded by the coding sequence ATGTCGACGATTCCCGCGCGCATAGAGCGCCTGCCGTACTCGAGGTTTCATCGGAAACTGCTGTGGCTCGGAGGACTCGGCTACGTGTTCGATGCGATGGATGCCGCCGTACTGGCCTTCATGCTGCCGGTGCTGCGCAACCAGTGGCATCTGAGCAGCGTGCAGACCGGCGTGCTCGGCAGCGGCACCTTCATTGGCTATTTCTTCGGCGCCGCGCTCGCCGGCATCCTCGGTGACGTGATAGGACGGCGCAAAGTCATGGTGTCGGCACTGATCATCTACTGCATCGCATCGCTGATCAGCGCCACCGCGCAGGATTGGCCTTTCTTCATGGCGATGCGCATCATCGCCGGGGTCGGCACCGGTGCCGAAAGCGCGATCGTCGCGCCCTTTCTCTCGGAGTTCTGCGCGCGCAAGTACCGTGGCGCATTCACCGGCAGTCTGGCGGCATTCTTCTCGTTCGGCTTCGTCGCCGCCGCGATACTCGGTTATCTGGTGATACCGCTCGCGCCGGACGCCTGGCGTATCGTCTCGGTGATCACCGCGTTGCCGATCGTCATGCTGTTGTGGTGGCGGCGCGCGTTGCCCGAATCGCCCCGCTGGCTCGACAGCCGCGGCAGAAGCGCCGAAGCGGCGGTGATCGTCGACCAGATGGAAGCGGTGGTGCGCGCCGCCGGCTTGCCGCTGTTGCCGGAGCAAGCGCCCGAGGCGAGCGTTGCGGCCGCCGTCGCGCGCGCCACGCCACTGGCCAAACTCAAGGCGCTATGGTCGCGCCAGCTGGCGGGCATCACCGCGATGGCCTGGTTGATGTGGCTGTCGATCACGTTCAGTTACTACGCGTTCTTTACCTGGATTCCGGGTTTGCTCGTGCAAAGCGGCATGACGATCACGCGCAGTTTTTCATATTCACTGGTCATGTACCTCGCGCAAATTCCCGGCTACTTCTCGGGCGCATGGCTCAATGAAAAGATCGGCCGCCGCGCGACGATCGTGACGTACATGGCGCTAGGCGGATTCTCCGCGTTAGGGCTCGCGCTCACGCACAGCGATGCGGAAATTCTGATGTCGGGCTTTTTGCTGTCGTTCTTCATGAACGGGACTTATGCCGGCGTCTACGCCTACACGCCCGAAGTGTTCCCCACCGATGTGCGCGCGACCGGCATGGGCGTCGCTTCGGCAATCGGACGCCTCGGCGCGATCGCCGCGCCGATACTCGTCGGCTATCTCTACCCGCGCCTCGGCTTCGGCGGGGTTTTCGGCGGCACGACGCTGGTGCTGATCATCGGCGCGCTCGCCGTTCTGATCATGGGCGTGCCCACCCGCGGCCGTTCACTGGAAGAAATTGCCGCGATGCGCCTGAAACGCTGA
- a CDS encoding helix-turn-helix domain-containing protein codes for MTKPTRTRRADALEDPALLRRLLRAKDRIDAASHEAWPVRRLAEVSGVSEAHFARSFKRAFGVPPHRYLLTRRIEQAITLLRDTELAITDIAFATGWESLGTFGRIFRDITGLSPSGMRVRARADQAALDRVPACMLKAAQRPHLTIAVLKKRRRVASE; via the coding sequence ATGACCAAGCCAACCCGGACGCGCCGCGCCGACGCACTCGAAGACCCGGCGCTGCTGCGTCGCCTACTGCGTGCGAAAGACCGCATCGACGCCGCCTCGCACGAAGCCTGGCCGGTGCGGCGCCTGGCCGAAGTCAGCGGCGTGTCGGAAGCGCACTTCGCGCGTTCGTTCAAGCGGGCGTTTGGCGTGCCGCCACACCGCTATTTGTTGACGCGCCGTATCGAGCAGGCCATCACGCTGCTGCGCGACACCGAGCTCGCCATCACGGACATCGCGTTTGCGACCGGCTGGGAAAGCCTCGGCACGTTCGGCCGAATCTTTCGCGACATCACCGGCCTGAGCCCGAGCGGGATGCGCGTGCGGGCACGCGCCGATCAGGCTGCACTCGATCGCGTGCCCGCGTGCATGCTGAAGGCCGCGCAACGCCCGCACCTGACGATCGCAGTCTTGAAGAAGCGTCGCCGCGTGGCCAGCGAATAG